From the Brassica napus cultivar Da-Ae chromosome A8, Da-Ae, whole genome shotgun sequence genome, one window contains:
- the LOC106359593 gene encoding putative pectinesterase/pectinesterase inhibitor 43 — MRNGWNDSSKMKRFAFLGITSLFMTMALCAEADEGSSPSRKTEEIHRGSKLMITKTAVSIICSSTDYKQECIASLETVKSPDPRNLIRAAFDLAIISIRSGINRGMTDIESRADADVRTRDALNSCWELMDFAIDDLLKTRDTFKGFLFTRLSDFIDDLLVWLSGSVTYQQTCIDGFEGIDSIAAEIMEMVMRKGQHLTSNGLAIASNLDALLKIFRIPIPFLRPGSGGLGIFRSDSPEEQPLDSPEGSPQMGDSSDNQQLDSSEVSPQMGDSSENQRLDSSKDSPLQNLNGPKKRPLDSSENQPMDSYENQPLDSSENSLDSSKYSPHNLDPSKNRQPDLSESRPSDSYTTQQLDSSRNLPLDSSENTRQKLHSSENRPMDPLRALNPFGKLEDRHLSEEGGFPRWVTTHSRRLLAARGRRIRANVVVAKDGSGKCKTIKQALAMVPMKNRRKFVIYIKQGVYKEKIEVTKKMKNVMFVGDGPTKTIITGNVAFLPDRIGTYRTSTVAVNGDYFMAKDIGFENTAGAARHQAVALRVSADFAVFFNCHMNGYQDTLYVHTHRQFYRDCRISGTIDFVFGDAKAVFQNCEFVIRRPMDNQQCIVTAQGRKDRRETTGIVIHNSRITGDATYRPVKAKNRAFLGRPWKEYSRTIIMNTNIDDVIDPEGWLKWNETFALKTLFYSEYRNRGRGSGQARRVRWRGIRRISARQARGFAPGEFLRGNAWITKRRIPYNAY; from the exons AGACAGCAGTGAGTATAATATGTTCCTCCACTGATTACAAACAAGAATGCATAGCGAGTCTGGAGACTGTGAAGTCCCCGGATCCTCGCAATCTGATTAGAGCAGCCTTCGATCTAGCAATCATATCGATTCGTAGTGGAATAAACAGGGGTATGACTGATATAGAGAGCAGGGCGGATGCGGATGTGCGAACGAGGGACGCACTTAATAGTTGTTGGGAGCTTATGGATTTTGCAATTGATGATCTTCTAAAAACGAGGGACACATTCAAGGGGTTTCTGTTCACCAGATTGTCAGATTTCATTGACGATCTTCTAGTGTGGCTAAGCGGTTCAGTCACATACCAACAAACGTGCATCGACGGATTTGAAGGGATTGATAGTATAGCGGCCGAAATTATGGAAATGGTCATGAGGAAGGGGCAGCATCTCACTAGCAACGGTTTAGCGATCGCCTCAAATCTTGATGCTTTGTTGAAGATTTTTCGTATTCCAATTCCATTTCTCAGG CCAGGAAGTGGTGGACTCGGCATTTTTCGTTCGGATTCTCCAGAAGAACAGCCGTTGGATTCTCCGGAAGGTTCTCCTCAAATGGGAGATTCTTCTGATAATCAACAATTGGATTCTTCCGAGGTTTCTCCTCAAATGGGAGATTCCTCAGAGAATCAACGGTTGGATTCTTCCAAGGATTCCCCTCTTCAAAATTTGAATGGTCCCAAGAAACGACCGTTGGATTCTTCCGAGAATCAACCGATGGATTCTTACGAGAACCAACCGCTGGATTCTTCTGAGAACTCGCTTGATTCTTCCAAGTATTCTCCTCATAATTTGGACCCTTCCAAGAATCGGCAACCAGACCTTTCCGAGAGTCGACCTTCAGATTCTTACACTACCCAACAGTTGGATTCTTCCAGAAATCTACCGCTCGATTCTTCAGAGAATACACGTCAAAAGTTACATTCTTCAGAAAACCGGCCGATGGATCCGCTTCGAGCATTGAATCCTTTTGGAAAATTGGAGGATAGACACTTATCAGAGGAAGGAGGGTTCCCACGGTGGGTAACAACGCATTCCCGGAGGCTGCTTGCAGCACGTGGAAGAAGAATTAGGGCGAACGTAGTGGTGGCAAAAGACGGGAGTGGTAAGTGCAAGACGATCAAACAAGCATTAGCAATGGTACCAATGAAGAACAGAAGGAAGTTCGTGATTTACATAAAACAAGGTGTTTATAAGGAAAAGATTGAGGtaacaaagaaaatgaaaaacgtCATGTTTGTTGGAGATGGGCCAACAAAAACTATCATCACGGGAAACGTCGCATTTTTGCCCGATCGCATCGGCACCTACCGCACTTCCACAGTCG CGGTAAATGGTGACTATTTCATGGCGAAGGACATAGGGTTCGAGAACACGGCAGGAGCAGCACGCCATCAAGCAGTTGCACTCCGAGTTTCGGCCGATTTTGCTGTGTTCTTCAACTGTCATATGAATGGTTACCAAGACACACTTTACGTCCATACACACCGTCAATTCTATCGTGACTGCCGCATCTCAGGCACCATCGATTTCGTCTTCGGTGATGCCAAAGCCGTTTTCCAAAACTGTGAATTTGTCATCCGCCGTCCCATGGATAACCAGCAGTGCATCGTTACAGCCCAAGGACGGAAAGACCGGCGTGAGACGACCGGGATCGTTATCCACAATAGCCGTATAACTGGCGATGCAACATATCGTCCCGTCAAAGCCAA GAACAGAGCGTTTTTGGGACGGCCATGGAAAGAATATTCAAGGACAATCATAATGAACACAAATATCGATGATGTGATAGACCCAGAAGGTTGGTTGAAGTGGAACGAAACGTTCGCTCTCAAAACGTTGTTCTACTCCGAGTATCGCAACAGAGGTCGTGGCTCGGGTCAGGCCCGCCGGGTCAGATGGAGGGGTATTCGACGAATCTCTGCTAGGCAAGCCAGGGGGTTCGCTCCCGGGGAATTTTTACGTGGCAACGCATGGATCACAAAGAGACGCATTCCTTACAACGCTTATTGA